AGGCCCTGTACGCCCGGATCGCCGCCCGAACGGAGGGAATGTTCCGGGGAGGGTTGCTGAGCGAGGTTCAGGATCTGCTCGGCAGGGGGTACGGGAGGGATCTCAAGCCGATGGGAGGGCTCGGGTATCGGCAGGCCGTCCGCCACCTGCTGGACCGGCTCCCCCTCCCCGACGCGATCGAGTCGACCCGGCGGGAGACGTGCCGCTACGCAAAACGCCAGTTCACCTGGCTCTCCTCCGAGCCGGAACAGGTCCGTCTCTCCCCGGATCGGGCGCTGCGCGATGCCGGAAAATCGGTCAAATTGTTCTTGTCTGAACCATAATTCCGCTTAAAATAAAGGTTTACGCCACAATAGGGGGCACCCGATGATCCTGCAGTATCTGGATTTCGAGCGGCCGATCGTGGACCTGGAGAACCGGCTCGAGCAGCTGAAACGGCTCGACGACGGGACCGACAAGAGCATCCGGGAAGAGGCCGGGAAGCTGGAGCGGAAGATCGGCAAGATCCGCAAGGAGATCTTCTCCAACCTGACCCGCTGGCAGGTCACGCAGCTGGCGCGGCACCCGAACCGGCCGTACATGCTCGACTACATCAACCTGATCTTCAAGAATTTCCTCGAGGTGCACGGAGACCGGGCGTTCCGGGACGACCCGCCGGTGGTGTGCGGCTTCGCGGAGCTCGAGGGGCAGAGGGTCCTCCTCATCGGGCAGCAGAAAGGGCGAAACACCACCGAGAAGATCCAGCGGAACTTCGGGATGGCGAACCCCGAGGGGTACCGGAAGGCGCTCCGCGTGATGAAGATGGCCGAGAAGTTCTCCCTCCCCGTCATCACCTTCATCGACACCCCCGGGGCGTTTCCCGGCATCGGCGCGGAGGAGCGGGGGCAGTCGGAGGCGATCGCCCGCAATCTCCTGGAGATGGCGCACCTGAAAACCCCCATCGTGGTGGCGGTCATCGGGGAAGGGGGCAGCGGCGGGGCGCTGGCCCTGGGCGTGGGCGACGAGATCCTGATGATGGAGTACTCCGTCTACTCGGTCATCTCCCCGGAGGGGTGCGCGTCGATCCTGTGGCGCGACACGGCGAAGGCGGAGGTGGCGGCCGAGATGATGAAGATCACCGCCCCCGACCTCAAG
Above is a genomic segment from Deltaproteobacteria bacterium containing:
- a CDS encoding acetyl-CoA carboxylase carboxyltransferase subunit alpha, which codes for MILQYLDFERPIVDLENRLEQLKRLDDGTDKSIREEAGKLERKIGKIRKEIFSNLTRWQVTQLARHPNRPYMLDYINLIFKNFLEVHGDRAFRDDPPVVCGFAELEGQRVLLIGQQKGRNTTEKIQRNFGMANPEGYRKALRVMKMAEKFSLPVITFIDTPGAFPGIGAEERGQSEAIARNLLEMAHLKTPIVVAVIGEGGSGGALALGVGDEILMMEYSVYSVISPEGCASILWRDTAKAEVAAEMMKITAPDLKKFGVVDRIIPEPLGGAHRDHKAAADALKAALVESLTPLLSMPTAKLLDRRYRKFREMGAMKRKAGAA